The region CCCTCGGCGCGCGGGTCGCCGACGACCACCTTCGCGACGATCCGCTCGCGCACCGCGTCGGTCACCGCCTCCGTGAGCCCTGAGGGCACGAGCGCGCGGCGGATGGCCGTGCACTTCTGGCCCGCCTTCGACGTCATCTCGCTCACCAGGCCGCGCACGAACGCGTCGAACTCGGGGGTGCCGGGCTCGGCGTCCGGGCCGAGCACGGATGCGTTGATCGAGTCGGTCTCGACCGTGAAGCGCACGCCGCCCGTCTGCACGGCATCGTGGAGCCGCAGGCTCGCGGCCGTCGACGCGGAGCCGGTGAAGCTCACGGTGTCGCCGAGCCGCAAGTGGTCGAGGATGTCGCGCGCCGAGCCGGAGACGAGCTGGAGGCCGCCTGCCGGGAGGAGCCCCGACTCGACGAGGATCCGCACCATGTGCTCGGTCACGTAGCCCGTCGGGGTGGCGGGCTTGATGATCGTCGGCATCCCGGCGAGGAACGCCGGCGCGAGCTTCTCGAGCGCGCCCCAGACGGGGAAGTTGAACGCGTTGATCTGCACCGCAACGCCCGGAAGGGTCGTGCAGATGTGGCGGGCGAGGAAGGAGCCGTCCTTCGAGAGCTGCTCGACCGGCCCGTCGAGGTAGATCGTCGACTGCGGCATCTCGCGGCGGCCCTTCGACGAGTAGGTGAAGAGCACGCCGATGCCGCCGTCGATGTCGACCCACGAGTCCTGCTTCGTCGCGCCCGTGCGGCTCGAGAGCTCGTAGAGCTCGCCCTTCCGCTCGGTGAGCGCGAGCGCCATCTGCTTCAGCAGGATCGCCCGCTCGTGGAAGGTGAGCGGCGCGAGCGAGTGCTGGCCGACGGAGCGAGCGTGCTCGAGCGCGGCGGGCAGGTCGAGGCCGCTCGTCGAGACGCGCGCGACCTCCTCGCCGGTGGAGGCGTCGCGCACGACGGCGGCGCCCTCGTCGCTCGCGGGCTCCCACCAGGCGTCCTGCACGTAGCTCGGCAGCAGTCGGGTGCGGGTCATCGTGTCGGTCATCGTCGTCTCCATCACTCGTCGGGGTGCATGTGCGGAACGCCGGCCGGTCGCGCTCCGTCGAACTTCCCTCTCCGGCGGGCTCGGGCGCCGGAGAGCCTCGGTTTCGGGAAGTTCGACGGCATCGGGGGCGGGGGATCAGTCGTTCCAGTCGTAGAAGCCGCGGCCGCTCTTCTTGCCGAGCCGGCCCTCGGCGACCATGTCGCGCAGCAGCTGCGGCGGCGCGAAGCGGGGGCCCAGCTCGCGGTGCAGCTGCTCGGCGATGCCGAGGCGCACGTCGAGGCCGACGATGTCGGTCGTGCGCAGCGGCCCCACGGGGTGCTTGTAGCCGAGCTCCATCGCGAGGTCGATGTCGCCGGGGCTCGCGACGCCCTCCTCGACCATGCGGATCGCCTCGAGCCCGATCGCGACGCCGAGCCGGCTCGAGGCGAAGCCGGGCGCGTCGTGCACAGTCACGGGCGTCTTGCCGATCGCCTCGACCCACGCGCGGGCGTCGTTCGCGAGCGCGGGGTCGGTGCGCTGGCCCAGCACGATCTCGACGAGGGCGGATGCGGGCACCGGGTTGAAGAAGTGGAGGCCGAGGAAGCGCTCGGGGCGCGAGAGCGCCGCGGCGAGCCGGTCGATCGAGATCGACGACGTGTTGCTCGCGAGCGACGCGGACGGTGACACGACCGCCTCGACGCGTGCGAGCGCATCCGCCTTGAGCCCCTCGTCCTCGGGCACGGCCTCGATCACGAGGTCGCAGTCGACGAACGCGCTCGCGTCGAGCGCGACGCGCAAGCGCCCCTCGAGCTCGGCGAGCGGCTCGGCCCAGCCGCGCTCGACGCTCTTGCGCAGGCTCTGGGCGACGCGGTCCTGGGCGGCGCTCGCGGCGGCGGGGTCGCGCTCGACGACGACGACGCCGCTGCCGGCGAGCACGAAGGCGTGCGCGATGCCCGCCCCCATGCGGCCGCCGCCGAGCACGCCGACGCGCTCGGGGGCGCCGGCGCCGACCTGCGCGTCGGTGTCGTCGGCCTGCGGCCGCTCGTCGGGGGCGACCGCCTCGGTCACGTCGGTCATCGGGACTCCTTCATCGCTCGCTGCTCGCCGCGGCGCTCGAGGAACTCGGTCATGCGCCGCTGCTTCTCGGGGCTCTCGAACAGCACCGCCTGCTCGGCGAGCTCGATCTCGGGGTGCGCGCTCGCGGGCGCGATCAGCGCGCGCTTCGTCGCCTGCGTCGCGGCGGGGTCGAGCGCCGCGATGCGCTCGGCGAGCGATGCGGCGTGCTCGAGCGCCGCGTGCGACTCGACGACCGTGCTCACGAGCCCGGCGGCGAGCGCCTCGTCGGCGCCGAGGATGCGGCCCGTCAGCAGCATCTCGGCCGCGAGCGCGTCGCCGACGATCTCCTTGAGCCGCCACGTCGCGCCGGCGGCGGCGATGATGCCGAGCCCGGTCTCCGGGTTGCCGATCTTGAGGCTCGAGGTGCCGATGCGGATGTCCGCGGCGTAGGCGAGCTCGGCGCCGCCGCCGAGCGCGTAGCCGTCGAGCACGGCGATCACGGGCATCGGCAGGGCGCGGATGCGCTGGAAGCAGCGGGTGTTGATGCCCTTGAGCGCGTCGGTCGCGCGCCGCTCGCGCAGCTGCGCGATGTCGGCGCCGGCCGCGAACGTGCCCCCCGAGCCGGTGATCACGAGGGTGCGGCGCTCGACCTCGAGCCGCGCGCACAGCGCGTGGAGCGCATCCACCAGGTCCTGGTCGATCGCGTTGCGCTTCTCGGGCCGGTCGAGGGTCGCGAGCACGAAGGCACCGCGGTCCTCGACGCGCAGGGACTCGCTCATCGCTGCACCTCCCCGCCCGCGCCACCCGAGGGATCTTCAACCGGATAGCCGGTAGGGCGCGACAGATATCGGCTCGCCGCACCGGTCATCCGGTTGAAGATGGCTCGAGTCGCGGGCCCGCTCACGCGCGCTCCAGCAGGATCGAGGTGCCCTGGCCGACCCCGACGCACATCGTCGCGAGGCCGATCTCGGCCTGCTCGCGCTCCATGCGGCCGAGCAGCGTCACGATGAGGCGCGTGCCGGACGAGCCGAGCGCGTGGCCGAGCGCGATCGCGCCGCCGTCGGCGTTCACGATGGCGTCGTCGAGACCGAGCCGCCGGATGGTGCCGATCGACTGGGTCGCGAACGCCTCGTTGAGCTCGATCGCGCCGATGTCGTCGATCGCGTAGCCCGTGCGGGCGAGCAGCTTCTCGGTCGCGGGCACGGGGCCGAGGCCCATGATCTCGGGAGCGATGCCGGCGCTCGCGCCGCCCACGATGCGCGCGCGGGGCGCGAGCCCGAAGCGCTCGACCGCGGCTTCGCTCGCGACCACGATCGCCGAGGCGCCGTCGTTGAGCGACGAGCTGTTGCCGGCGGTGACGACCGAGCCGCCGCCCACGACGGGCCGCAGCGCGGCGAGCCGCTCGAGGCTCGTGTCGCGGCGAGGCTGCTCGTCGACCGTGACCTCGCCGCCGCGCGTCGGCACCGCGACGATCTCGGCCTCGAAGCGGCCCTCGTCGATCGCGGCGATCGCGCGCTGCTGGGAGCGCAGCGCGAACTCGTCGGCCTCCTCGCGCGTGATGCCGTCGACGCGCGCGACCTCCTCGGCCGTCTCGGGCATCGCGAAGGTCGCCTTGTCGCGCGCGACGAGCCTCGGGTTGGGGAACCGCCAGCCGATCGACGTGTCGTACGCCTCGCCCGGCTTCGCCCACGCGCGCTCGGGCTTCGCCTGCACCCACGGCGCGCGCGTCATCGACTCGACGCCGCCCGCGATGACGATGTCGGCGTCGCCGGCCTTCACCATCTGTGAGGCCATGATGACGGCCGACATGCCGGATGCGCACAAGCGGTTGACCGTGATGCCAGGGATGTCGTCGGGGAGACCGGCGAGCAGCACCGACATCCGGGCGACGTTGCGGTTGTCCTCGCCGGCCTGGTTCGCGCCGCCGAGGATGACCTCGTCGATCGCGTGGGCGGGGATGTCGGCTCGCGCGATCGCCTCGGCGACGACGAGCGCCGCGAGGTCGTCGGGCCGCACGCCCGCGAGCGCGCCACCGTAGCGGCCGACCGGGGTGCGGGCTCCGCCGATGAGGAAGGCCTCGGGCAATGGGGGCTCCTGACTCCGTCGTCGTGACACCGGATGCGGTCGTGAATTAGTGACCGATCGTTCAGGAATACCTTACGGGGCGGCTCGAGGCCCCGCAACATGCGTGCGTCGCGTCAGTGGCGCCGCGTGCGGCGCACGAGCTCGCCGGCGCCCCACGCCGTCACGATGACGGCGCCGCCGACCGCGAGGATCGTGGCGGCGGCGATCGCGAGGGCGGCGAGCGCGAGGTCGGCGGCGACGAACAGCAGGTCGAAGATCTCCATGCTCCGACGGTAGGAATCGGCGCGCATCCGCCGCGTCCGCCCGAGGTCGACGGATCGTCATCCTTCGGGATGATCCCGTCGGGAAGCGGCTGGGACTGCCGCCGACGCCGCCGCGTCGCCGTCAAGTTGGTCTTGACAGCAGCGATGCTCCACGAGATGGTGGACGAGTGGAGATCCGACCGTCGGCTCGCAAGCACGGGGTCGACGACGCGGACATCGAACACGCGTGGAGGAACGCGATTCGCCTGGTCGAGTACGACTACCAGGGTGAGGCCCGACTGCTGGCGATCGGCCCCGAGCTTGTCGCGCTCCCCGTGGAGGCGCCCGCACGCATCATCCATGCCGACAGGCTCCGGCCGAAGTTCTACGACTGCTTGAGATGAGGTGACCGGCGATGAGCACCCGAACCGACCCCGACCGATCCGGACTGAACGCGCTGGATCCGGACGAGACGACCGCCCGCGACGCCGTCCACTTCCGGCGGATCCTGGCCGCGCGTGCCAAGCTTGCCGCGGCCGAAGCCGAGCTGCGCGAAGCCGTCAGTGCCGCTCGCGAAGCCGGTGACTCCTGGACCATCATCGGTGCAGCGCTCGACACGAGTCGACAGGCTGCACAGCAGCGATTCGGGGGCTGAACGACCGCCAGGTGGCATGCTCGACCCATGCCGATCGAGCCCGACACGAAGGACTGGACCTGGGTGCTGCGCGAGCGGTGCCCCGAGTGCGGCTTCGACCCCGCGCTCGCCGAGCGGGGCGAGCTCGGCCCGCGCATCCGCGATGCCGCCGCCGCGATGCACGCGCGGCTGCACGGCGACGCCGTGACCGAGCGGCCCGACGACTCCACGTGGTCGCCGCTCGAGTACGCCGCGCACGTCCGCGACGTCTGCACCGTGATGCGCTCGCGGCTCGACCAGATGCTCACCGATGACGACCCCGAGTTCGCGAACTGGGATCAGGACCGGGTCGCGATCGACGGCGACTACGCGAGCCAGGAGCCCGAGCACGTCGCGGTCGAGCTCGACCTGGCGGCAGCGGAGCTCGCGAACGCGGCGGATGCGGTGCCCTCCGACGCGTGGGACCGCGCCGGCACGCGCTCCAACGGCTCGTCGTTCACCGTCGAGACGCTGCTCGTGTACGCCCTGCACGATCTGGAGCACCACGTGCAGGACGTGCAGCGCTGAGCGAGGAGCATCCGGGGCACGACGCCTCGGGGGAGAGCG is a window of Agrococcus sp. Marseille-Q4369 DNA encoding:
- a CDS encoding 3-hydroxyacyl-CoA dehydrogenase family protein — its product is MGAGIAHAFVLAGSGVVVVERDPAAASAAQDRVAQSLRKSVERGWAEPLAELEGRLRVALDASAFVDCDLVIEAVPEDEGLKADALARVEAVVSPSASLASNTSSISIDRLAAALSRPERFLGLHFFNPVPASALVEIVLGQRTDPALANDARAWVEAIGKTPVTVHDAPGFASSRLGVAIGLEAIRMVEEGVASPGDIDLAMELGYKHPVGPLRTTDIVGLDVRLGIAEQLHRELGPRFAPPQLLRDMVAEGRLGKKSGRGFYDWND
- a CDS encoding enoyl-CoA hydratase/isomerase family protein, which translates into the protein MSESLRVEDRGAFVLATLDRPEKRNAIDQDLVDALHALCARLEVERRTLVITGSGGTFAAGADIAQLRERRATDALKGINTRCFQRIRALPMPVIAVLDGYALGGGAELAYAADIRIGTSSLKIGNPETGLGIIAAAGATWRLKEIVGDALAAEMLLTGRILGADEALAAGLVSTVVESHAALEHAASLAERIAALDPAATQATKRALIAPASAHPEIELAEQAVLFESPEKQRRMTEFLERRGEQRAMKESR
- a CDS encoding acetyl-CoA C-acyltransferase, which translates into the protein MPEAFLIGGARTPVGRYGGALAGVRPDDLAALVVAEAIARADIPAHAIDEVILGGANQAGEDNRNVARMSVLLAGLPDDIPGITVNRLCASGMSAVIMASQMVKAGDADIVIAGGVESMTRAPWVQAKPERAWAKPGEAYDTSIGWRFPNPRLVARDKATFAMPETAEEVARVDGITREEADEFALRSQQRAIAAIDEGRFEAEIVAVPTRGGEVTVDEQPRRDTSLERLAALRPVVGGGSVVTAGNSSSLNDGASAIVVASEAAVERFGLAPRARIVGGASAGIAPEIMGLGPVPATEKLLARTGYAIDDIGAIELNEAFATQSIGTIRRLGLDDAIVNADGGAIALGHALGSSGTRLIVTLLGRMEREQAEIGLATMCVGVGQGTSILLERA
- a CDS encoding DinB family protein — protein: MPIEPDTKDWTWVLRERCPECGFDPALAERGELGPRIRDAAAAMHARLHGDAVTERPDDSTWSPLEYAAHVRDVCTVMRSRLDQMLTDDDPEFANWDQDRVAIDGDYASQEPEHVAVELDLAAAELANAADAVPSDAWDRAGTRSNGSSFTVETLLVYALHDLEHHVQDVQR